CAATGGAGTTATATGGTTCAAGACTTCAAGAATTAAGAAATCAGTATGGAGAGTACAGTGAAAAGCAAGCAGCTATAGATTACTTTGAGCATCTTATAGGTATAAAAACTGATTATATGCAGGAACTTAACTATAACGATAGAAAAAGGATTCACAATTTGAAATATTATACATGGATTGAACAACAAGGCAAAGATTTGAGTGAATTGAATGAACAATGGTACAACAGCGAAGAATATTGGGGACATTTATCAGAAATTGTCGAGAAAATAGATGCGTTAATAATGAACTTTAACGAAAGGACAGGCTTACTGAAGTAACTTTAATATTAAGAATTTTAGAAATGGAAAATTTTCTAAAAACGAAGTTTTGAATTTTAAATGAGTTCTGGGCGGAGCCCTCTCCCCCTTCTTCGCTACAAGTAGCGAAAAAGTTAAAGAAATTAAGAATTAGTGAGAATTATGTAGAGACTTTAGAAAATATAATTTTTCAGAAAATAAGCATTTGAATTTATAGCGGGTCCAGGGCGGAGCCCTTTCCCCCTTCTTCGCTACAAGTAGCGAAAAAGTTAAAGAAATAAAGAATTAGTGGGAATTATGTAGAGACTTTAGAAAATATAATTTTTCAGAAAATAAGCATTTGAATTTATAGCGGGTCCAGGGCGGAGCCCTTTCCCCCTTCTTCGCTATAAGAAGCGAAAAAGTTAAAGAAATTAAGAATAGGTCAAAATTAAAATAGTGGAGGTATTTTTGAAAAACATAAATTTAAAAAAATTTATAAAATATAAGTTTCATAATTTCTAAGGAGGACCTTATTTTGAAATACGTTAAAAATTTAGTATGCATCAATTGTGGAGAAAAATATGAAGCTCTTCCCACACAATATCTTTGTCCTCTTTGTGGTGAAAAGGGGATATTAGATGTAGAGTATGATTATGAAAAGATAAAAAGAGACTGGAACAAAGAAATTTTGAAATCAAACAAAGATTTTTCAATTTGGAGATATACTCCGTTATTACCGGTAGAATCAGATACCCCTAAACCCCTTTTGAGAATCGGATGGACTCCTTTATATACAGTTAAAACTCTTGCAAAAGATTTAGGGATTGAGACTTTATATATCAAAGATGATGGTTTAAATCCTACTGGTTCTTTAAAAGATCGTGCATCAGCTGTTGCAGTTGTTAAAGCACAGGAGGCAGGAAAGAAAGTTGTATCATGTGCATCGACAGGGAATGCAGCGTCTTCGCTAGCTGGTAATATTGCTTCTATGGGAAATGACATGAGAGCGGTAATTTTTGTTCCTGAACGTGCTCCTATAGGTAAAGTTACTCAACTTTTAATTTTTGGTGCGGTTGTAATTTCTGTGAAGAGTACGTATGAAGAAACTTTTTATTTATCTGAAGAAGCTATAAAAAAGTGGGGATGGTACAACAGGAATGCAGCCATAAATCCATATTTAGTTGAAGGTAAAAAGACTTCTTCAATAGAATTTGCTGAACAGTTGAATTGGGATATGCCGGATTGGTTGGTTTATTCAGTTGGGGATGGCTGTACTATAGCTGGGGCATGGAAAGGTTTGTATGATTTAAAACAAATAGGGTTTATAGATAAAATGCCAAAGTTATTAGGAGTGCAGGCACAAGGATGCGCACCAATAACACAGGCGTTTAGAAGCGGAAATGATTTGATAGTTGTTCCGGAAAATACCATTGCAGATAGTATAGCAGTTGGAAAGCCACGAAATTATATAAAAGCAATTAAAGCTGTAAAAGAATCCAAGGGGGATATGATTAACGTTAGTGATGATGAAATATTAAATATGATGAAAGTTTTGGGTAAAAGAGTGGGGATTTTCGGCGAGCCTGCAGGTGTTGCCGGGCTTGCCGGAATTAAAAAAGCAGTGGAATTAGGAATAATTAAGCATTATGAAAGTATTGCGGCTGTTATTACTGGAAATGGTTTAAAGGATATAAAAAACGCTGAAAAAGCTGTGGGTAGACCTTTAATTGTAAATCCTGATTTTAAAGAGTTATCAGAATTACTTGAAAGTTATGATCTATGATGTCAATATGGTAATTAAAAATGTAAGGAGGCTTAGCTTTATATGGACTACAAAAAAATTTTGTCAAAATCTGAAGAATATAAAAAAGATATGTCAAAGTTCCTAAGGGATATGATTGCAATTCCAAGTGAAAGTGGTCAAGAAAAAGAAGTTATCTTAAGAATAAAAGAAGAAATGGAGAAAGTCGGTTTCGACAGAATAGACATAGACCCGATGGGAAATATATTGGGGTATATTGGTACAGGGAAACATTTGATTGCGATGGATGCACACGTCGATACTGTAGGTATTGGCGATATTAATTTGTGGAATTACGATCCATATAAGGGTTACGAAGATGATGAAATTATTGTTGGTAGAGGTGCGAGTGACCAAGAAGGTGGAATGGCATCGATGGTGTATGCAGCGAAAATTATTAAAGAACTTGATTTAAGTGATGATTATACTCTTTTAATTACAGGTACTGTTCAAGAAGAAGATTGTGATGGACTTTGTTGGCAATACATTATAGAAAAAGACCATATCAAACCTGAATTTGTAGTCATTACGGAACCTACCTCTTGTAATGTGTATAGAGGTCAAAGAGGTAGAATGGAAATAAAAGTGACGACACACGGTATTAGTTGTCACGGCTCTGCTCCAGAAAGAGGAGATAATGCTATATATAAAATGGCAGATATCGTAAATGAATTGAAGGTACTACACACATGTTTAAAAGAAGACAATTTTTTGGGGAAAGGGAGCTTAACTGTTTCTGAGATATTTTCTTCATCGCCTTCTCGATGTGCTGTTGCAGATGGTTGTTCAATTTCGATTGATAGAAGACTTACTTGGGGAGAAACATGGGAACATGCGTTAGAAGAAATCAAAAATTTGCCTTCATCGAAAAAATACAGAGTAGATGTTGAATTGTACGGTTACGATAAGCCTTCTTATACGGGCCTGGTTTATCCGAGTCAAGCATACTTTCCATCTTGGGTTTTGGAAAAAAGTCATCCTGCATGTAAAACTTTAGTGGATGTTTATGAAGATCTATTTGACAAGGAACCATTTGTGGACAAATGGACGTTTTCTACCAATGGAGTCTCGATTATGGGAAGATATGGTATACCTTGTGTTGGATTTGGGCCTGGACATGAAGATCAAGCTCATGCTCCAAACGAAAAAACATGGAAAAGTGAATTGGTTAAAGCTGCTGCTATGTATGCTGCTATACCTAAAACTTATGTTCAAAAGTATGTCTGAAAATTAAGGGGATGAATCTTTTGTTGATAAAAAACGGAATGGTCGTAACCTCTGAGAAAAGTGAAAAAAAAGATATTAGAATAAAAGATGAAAAAATTGTTGAGATTAATTATAATTTAAAGCCGCTGGAGAATGAAGAAGTTATAGACGCGGAAGGTAAATTAGTTTTGCCTGGCGTTATAGATAGTCACACACATTTTAGTTTACATTCCAGAGGAACGGTAACTGTTGATGATTTTTATTGGGGTGGGCGATCTGCGGCTTTTGGAGGAGTTACTACACATATTGATTTTGCGGATATAGAAAATGGTTCTTTAATATACGGTTTGAACAAAAGATTCAAAGAAACATATGACGCTGTAATAGATTTTCATTTTCACATGGTAATTAACGACGAATTTGATCCTATTAAAGATGATTATCAATTAAAAGAACTTCGAAATTATGGGATTTCGAGTTTGAAAGCTTTTACAACTTACAAAGATATATATATGTTATCTCAGGAAAAATGGGAACCTTTGTTTAAAAAAGCAAGAGAAAATGATTTGATTGTAGCTGTTCATGCAGAAGATGATGAAATTATTCAAAGAAATATTTCGAAATATGCTTTTGAGAATAAGCTTGATGTTTGTTATCACCCTGATATCAGATCTGATCAGGCAGAGGAAAAAGCTGTTAGAAATATGTGTAAGTTAGCAAAAAAAGTTGGAGGTTCTCTTTACATAGTACACCTTTCTTCTAAAAAAGGTTATGAAGTTATAAAAGAATTTAAAAATTTTGAGGCCAATGATACTTTTAATTTATATGTTGAAACTTGTCCTCATTATCTTTTATTAACAAGAGAGGTATTAGAAGGAGAAAGGGCAAGATTATTTCTTATGACTCCACCTTTGCGTGAAAAGGAAGATAATCAGGCTCTGTGGAATGGAATAAAAGATGGAGTTATAGATGTAATAGCTACAGATCATTGTGCTTATAGTAAGGAACAAAAATTTCAAGGCAAAAATTCTTTGGATATTTTTCCGGGTATTGCAGGTGTAGAAACGCTTTTACCTCTCGTGTATACGTATGGAGTTAAAAGAGGTATAGTAAATGTTAACAAATTGGTAGATCTTCTTTCAACTAATCCCGCAAAAATTTATAAACTTTTTCCACGAAAAGGAACTATATCAGAAGGTTCTGATGCAGATTTAGTCATTTTTGATCCTCATATTAAAGTTGTTCTGACAGATAAAATAACTCACTCAAAATGTGGATACACACCATTTAATGGGTTTGAAGTTGAAGGGATGCCAATAATGACAATATTAAGAGGTAAAGTTATCGTTAAAAACGGAGAGTTTAAAGGTGAAAAAGGCTTTGGAAAGTTCATCAAAACTAATTATTAAATTAATTTGGAGGTCAAAATATGAACACACTTTTTAGGGGAAAGGATTTTATAACCACACAAGAATGGACTAAAGAAGAATTAGAAACAGTTTTTGATTTATCAAAAGAACTTAAGCTGAGATTTGCTTTAGGAGAGCCAACAGATCATTTGTTGAGAGCAAAAACCGTTTTTATGATGTTTTTTGAACAATCTACAAGGACTCGAAATTCTATTGAGGCTGGTATAACCCAACTTGGCGGTCACGCACATGATTTAACTCCAGACAAAATGCAATTATCTCATGGTGAGTCTGCCAAAGATACAGCCATTGTTTTAAGTAGATTTGGTCATGCGATTGCTATCAGAAACTGTTTTTTTGGAATTGGTAATAAATATTTAAGAGAAGTGGCAAAATATGCTGACGTACCTGTTCTTAATTTGCAAGACGATATTTATCATCCTATGCAAGGGTTGGCAGATTTAATGACAATAAAAGAAAAATGTGGTAATGATTTAAAACATCTCAAGGTCACTATTTCATGGGCTTATGCCACGTCTCATGCTAAACCTTTATCAGTACCACAGACTCAAGCGTTATTATTTACAAGGTATGGTATGGATGTTACAATAGCCCATCCAAAAGAATTTCCTTTAATGCCAGAAATTTTAAGACAAGCCGAAGAAAACGCAAAAATGTATGGTGGAAGTTTAAAAATAACCGACAATATGGATGAAGCTTTTGAAGGTGCACAAATTGTTATCCCAAAAAATTGGGGAGGATTTTTAGGAGTTGAAGATCCCGATTCAGAAGAAGGGAAAAGATTGATGAAAGAAAATCTTGAAAAACATAAAGATTGGATATGTGATGAAAGAAGGATGTCCTTAGCAGACAAGGATGTGTTGTATATGCATGCTATGCCTGCAGATAGGGGAAAAGAAGTGACAGATGTGGTTATAGATGGTCCACATTCGATAATTTATGATGAAGCTGAAAATCGATTACATACAGCGAAAGCAATAATGGCTTTAACTATGGGCGGCAGACCGTAAAGGAGGTGTGTAAAAATTTTTGAGAATGTTAATAAACCACGACCACGAATCGATGCATATGAAAAAGTTACTGGAAAAGCAAAATTTGCGGACGATTTAGACTTTCCAAATATGTTGTATGCGAAAGTTTTAAGAAGTAAGTACCCTTCAGCTAAGATAGTTAAGATAAATCTTGAAGAGGCTGAAAAAGTAGCTGGAGTAAAAGCTATTATTACATCAAAAGATATTCCAAACAATGAGTTTGGAGTAATCGTTCCTGATCAACAGGTTTTAGCAAAAGAAAGAACTTATTATATAGGTGACGGGATAGCAGTTGTAGCAGCGGAATCATGGGAAGCTGCGCAAAAAGCAATAGAAAAGATTTACGTTGAATACGAAGAAATTTCAGGGATTTTTGATCCTATAGAAGCAAGAGAATCATCTCCAATACATCCTGAAAAGAATAATAACGAAGTTATACATCATAAATTGAGAAAAGGTGATATAGAAGAAGGGTTTAAAAATTCTGATGTAGTAATAGAAAGAGAATATCAAACCCAATTTGTTGAGCATTCTTATTTGGAGCCAGAAGTAGTTATAGCCGTACCTTATGAAAATAATACTATGGTTACTATATATGGTTCTATCCAAAATCCATTTGCCTGTAGAAATGCTGTCGCGAGTGTGTTAAAGGTTGGTTTAAACCAAGTTAGAATAATTCAAAATCATATTGGTGGTTCTTTTGGTGGAAAAGATGAAATTATATCTTCCATGGCCTGTAGAGCTGCCGTTTTAGCTTTGAAGACAAATCGCCCCGTGAAATTAAAAAATTCAAGGGAAGAGTCTATTATAGAAAGTTATAAAAGACATCCCTATAGAATGAAGTACAAAGTTGGTGCAACAAAAGATGGAAAATTAATGGCTATGGAAATAGAAGCGATCGCAGATAGTGGCGCTTATGCGTGTCAAACACCTTTTGTTACATGGAGATCTGTTGTGCAAGCTACTGGGCCGTACGAAGTTCCAAATGTTAAAACTGATACCTATGGGTTTTACACAAACAACGTCTATACAGGAGCTATGAGAGGATACGGTTCACCTCAAGTAATATTTGCTCAAGAATCTCTAATGGATGAACTTGCGGAAATTTTGGGTATGAGCCCTATAGAATTAAGATTAAAAAATATCTTTCACAACAATTCTGTTACAGCAAGCGGTCAGGTTCTTGACAATCATTATGTAAGCCTCGAAGAAGTTATAGAAAAAGCGGTAAAAGAGATAAATTTTTTAGAGAAATATAAGGAATATTCCAAACCTCAAAAGGGAGATAAAAGAAGAGGTATAGGAATGGCTATAAGCTATAGGGGATGCAGTTTAGGTGCTGAAGCAGTGGATGCAGCTGGTATAGTATTGAACATCCAAAAAGATGGAACTGTTGTTTTGTATAGTGGTTTAGCGGAAAATGGACAGGGTTTGAAAACCGTATTTTCTCAAATTGTTGCCGAAGAGTTAGGAATAGATATAAATAGAATAAATTTTATGGTTGTAGATACTTTGATTTCTCCAGACAGTGGTTCAACGGTAGCTTCCAGATCGACATTGGTAGGAGGCAATGCATGTTCTGAAGCAGCAAAGAATCTCAAAAAACGTTTGTCAGATTTTTTGATAAGAAAGTATAATCTTCCCTATTCAGAAATGAAATTTAAAAACGATAAAGTTTATTCTCCCAACAACGAAGAATTTAAATCTTTTCAAAAAGTTGTTTTAGAAGCAGTTAATGATGGTGTGCCTTTGTATTCTTATGGATGGTATAAGTCTCCAGAGATTACTTGGGATGAAGAAACAGGTCAAGGAAAACCTTATTTTACCTATGTGTACGGATGTCAAATTGCAGAAGTGGAAGTTGATATAAATACAGGAGAAATAAAAGTTCTTAGAATGGTAGCAGCACATGATGTTGGAAGGGCAATAAATCCAGCTACAGTTTTAGGTCAAATTTATGGTGGGGTAGTAATGGGAATTGGATACGGTATTATGGAAGAAGTGATTACTGAAGATGGTTATATTGAGAGTACTAATTTTGATGAGTATTTGATACCAACTTCTAAAGATATGCCAGAAATTATTCCTATAATCGTGGAAAATCCTGATCCTAATGGACCTTATGGGGCAAAGTCTGTAGGAGAACCAACCTTAGAACTTGGAGCCGCTGCTATTGCAAATGCTGTTGCTCAAGCAACCGGCAAAAGGATTCGGTCGTTACCTTTAAATTTGGAAAAGGTCTTAATAGGGCATTCTTTGAAAAAAGGAAGGAAGAAAAAATGATTGAATTTGAATTTTTATCTGCAAAGAATATAGAAGAAGCTATAAATTATATGCATAATTATAAGCTTTCAAAACTTTTAGCGGGTGGAACAGATTTATTGGTAGATATTCACAAGGAAAGTCCAAGATTAGGGGAATTTTCATATGTTATCGATATATCAAATATCGAAGAACTTCGTTTTATAAAAGAGTATGAAGATATTGTAGAAATAGGTCCTTTAACTACTCATACAATGTTAATTGAATCTCCTATAATAAACAAATACTTTCCATTACTTGCAATCGCTGCTAAAACCATCGGTTCTCCTCAAATTAGAAATAGAGGCACAATAGGGGGCAACATATCCAATGCTTCTCCTGCAGCAGACCTTGTTCCACCTTTGATGGTTCTCAATGCTGAGTTGGAATTGAAATCAATGGATGATAAGAGATTTGTTCCTATAGAAGAATTTATTGTTGGTCCTTACAAAACAAGTAAAAAAGATGATGAATTGATAACTTCTATAAGAATACCAAAGCTCGATGAAAGTTATAAAGGCAATTTTCAAAAGATTGGAAGAAGACAAGCATTGAATATAGCAAGGTTAAATTTAGCTCTAATAGCAAAAATTGACGAAGCAAACAAAAAAATAGAAGATATAAGAATAGTGCCTGGATCAGCCACTCCATATCCATTAAGATTTAAAAATTTAGAAAGAGAAATTGAAGGTAAAACATGGAATCAATTAGACTTAGATTATTTATCTCAAAAGATAGGAGAAGAGATGATTTCAATTACAGGAGAAAGATGGTCAACACCTTACAAAAAGCCTGCTTTAGGTGGAATATTAAAAAAAGCAATGAATGAATTGTTGAATTTTTAAGGAGGACCTTTCTATGAAAAATATAGTTGTCACATTATTTGTTAACGGTAAAAAAGAAGTTTTAGAAGTTACTTCAAAAGAAAGGCTTTTAGATACATTAAGAGATCAATTGAATTTGAAAAGTGTGAAAGAAGGTTGTGATGTAGGAGAATGTGGAGCTTGTACAGTTATTTTGAACGGACAAGCAGTGAATTCTTGTTTGGTTTTAACGGCTCAAATTGATGGGTATGAGGTTTATACTACTGAAAGTTTGGAAAATAAAGGTAATTTACATCCCCTTCAGCAAGCTTTTATAGACTACCATGCGATACAATGCGGTTTTTGTACCACAGGAATGTTAATGTCAGCTAAAGCTCTCTTAGACAAAAATTCTAATCCCTCTCGAGAGGATATAAAAACAGCTATAGAAGGAAATCTTTGTAGATGTACAGGATACGAGCAAATAATTCAAGCGATAGAGAGTGTATCGAAGAAAGTGAAAGGGTGATTCAAGTTGTCAAATATTTTGATAAAAAATATAGATACTATTGTTACTATGGATAAAAACAGTAGTATATTAAAAGGGTACAGCATTTTAATTGTAGATGATAAGATAGAAAAAATAGATGAAAATATAGATGTAAGTAATAAGAATATAGATGAGATTATAGATGGAAGTAGTTACATATGTTATCCTGGTTTAATAAATACTCATCATCATTTTTATCAAACGTTAACAAGAAATATTCCGCAAGTGCAAAATGTAGAACTATTCGATTGGTTAAAATTTTTATATCCTATATGGTCAAAATTAACTCCCGAAGCTGTGTATTACAGCACTTTAGTAGCGACGGGAGAACTATTGAAAACTGGATGTACTACCACCGTTGACCATTATTACGTCTTTCCAAAGAATCAGCCTCCAAATTTGCTTGATAATGAATTTTATGCTGCTAAAGAAATAGGAATAAGATTACATGGTTGTCGAGGTAGTATGTCTTTAAGCGAAAAAGATGGCGGATTGCCACCAGACTCAGTTGTTCAAAGTGA
This is a stretch of genomic DNA from Petrotoga sp. 9PWA.NaAc.5.4. It encodes these proteins:
- the thrC gene encoding threonine synthase, with product MKYVKNLVCINCGEKYEALPTQYLCPLCGEKGILDVEYDYEKIKRDWNKEILKSNKDFSIWRYTPLLPVESDTPKPLLRIGWTPLYTVKTLAKDLGIETLYIKDDGLNPTGSLKDRASAVAVVKAQEAGKKVVSCASTGNAASSLAGNIASMGNDMRAVIFVPERAPIGKVTQLLIFGAVVISVKSTYEETFYLSEEAIKKWGWYNRNAAINPYLVEGKKTSSIEFAEQLNWDMPDWLVYSVGDGCTIAGAWKGLYDLKQIGFIDKMPKLLGVQAQGCAPITQAFRSGNDLIVVPENTIADSIAVGKPRNYIKAIKAVKESKGDMINVSDDEILNMMKVLGKRVGIFGEPAGVAGLAGIKKAVELGIIKHYESIAAVITGNGLKDIKNAEKAVGRPLIVNPDFKELSELLESYDL
- a CDS encoding (2Fe-2S)-binding protein, whose translation is MKNIVVTLFVNGKKEVLEVTSKERLLDTLRDQLNLKSVKEGCDVGECGACTVILNGQAVNSCLVLTAQIDGYEVYTTESLENKGNLHPLQQAFIDYHAIQCGFCTTGMLMSAKALLDKNSNPSREDIKTAIEGNLCRCTGYEQIIQAIESVSKKVKG
- a CDS encoding xanthine dehydrogenase family protein subunit M, whose amino-acid sequence is MIEFEFLSAKNIEEAINYMHNYKLSKLLAGGTDLLVDIHKESPRLGEFSYVIDISNIEELRFIKEYEDIVEIGPLTTHTMLIESPIINKYFPLLAIAAKTIGSPQIRNRGTIGGNISNASPAADLVPPLMVLNAELELKSMDDKRFVPIEEFIVGPYKTSKKDDELITSIRIPKLDESYKGNFQKIGRRQALNIARLNLALIAKIDEANKKIEDIRIVPGSATPYPLRFKNLEREIEGKTWNQLDLDYLSQKIGEEMISITGERWSTPYKKPALGGILKKAMNELLNF
- a CDS encoding YgeY family selenium metabolism-linked hydrolase; protein product: MDYKKILSKSEEYKKDMSKFLRDMIAIPSESGQEKEVILRIKEEMEKVGFDRIDIDPMGNILGYIGTGKHLIAMDAHVDTVGIGDINLWNYDPYKGYEDDEIIVGRGASDQEGGMASMVYAAKIIKELDLSDDYTLLITGTVQEEDCDGLCWQYIIEKDHIKPEFVVITEPTSCNVYRGQRGRMEIKVTTHGISCHGSAPERGDNAIYKMADIVNELKVLHTCLKEDNFLGKGSLTVSEIFSSSPSRCAVADGCSISIDRRLTWGETWEHALEEIKNLPSSKKYRVDVELYGYDKPSYTGLVYPSQAYFPSWVLEKSHPACKTLVDVYEDLFDKEPFVDKWTFSTNGVSIMGRYGIPCVGFGPGHEDQAHAPNEKTWKSELVKAAAMYAAIPKTYVQKYV
- the hydA gene encoding dihydropyrimidinase, coding for MLIKNGMVVTSEKSEKKDIRIKDEKIVEINYNLKPLENEEVIDAEGKLVLPGVIDSHTHFSLHSRGTVTVDDFYWGGRSAAFGGVTTHIDFADIENGSLIYGLNKRFKETYDAVIDFHFHMVINDEFDPIKDDYQLKELRNYGISSLKAFTTYKDIYMLSQEKWEPLFKKARENDLIVAVHAEDDEIIQRNISKYAFENKLDVCYHPDIRSDQAEEKAVRNMCKLAKKVGGSLYIVHLSSKKGYEVIKEFKNFEANDTFNLYVETCPHYLLLTREVLEGERARLFLMTPPLREKEDNQALWNGIKDGVIDVIATDHCAYSKEQKFQGKNSLDIFPGIAGVETLLPLVYTYGVKRGIVNVNKLVDLLSTNPAKIYKLFPRKGTISEGSDADLVIFDPHIKVVLTDKITHSKCGYTPFNGFEVEGMPIMTILRGKVIVKNGEFKGEKGFGKFIKTNY
- a CDS encoding xanthine dehydrogenase family protein molybdopterin-binding subunit, which gives rise to MLYAKVLRSKYPSAKIVKINLEEAEKVAGVKAIITSKDIPNNEFGVIVPDQQVLAKERTYYIGDGIAVVAAESWEAAQKAIEKIYVEYEEISGIFDPIEARESSPIHPEKNNNEVIHHKLRKGDIEEGFKNSDVVIEREYQTQFVEHSYLEPEVVIAVPYENNTMVTIYGSIQNPFACRNAVASVLKVGLNQVRIIQNHIGGSFGGKDEIISSMACRAAVLALKTNRPVKLKNSREESIIESYKRHPYRMKYKVGATKDGKLMAMEIEAIADSGAYACQTPFVTWRSVVQATGPYEVPNVKTDTYGFYTNNVYTGAMRGYGSPQVIFAQESLMDELAEILGMSPIELRLKNIFHNNSVTASGQVLDNHYVSLEEVIEKAVKEINFLEKYKEYSKPQKGDKRRGIGMAISYRGCSLGAEAVDAAGIVLNIQKDGTVVLYSGLAENGQGLKTVFSQIVAEELGIDINRINFMVVDTLISPDSGSTVASRSTLVGGNACSEAAKNLKKRLSDFLIRKYNLPYSEMKFKNDKVYSPNNEEFKSFQKVVLEAVNDGVPLYSYGWYKSPEITWDEETGQGKPYFTYVYGCQIAEVEVDINTGEIKVLRMVAAHDVGRAINPATVLGQIYGGVVMGIGYGIMEEVITEDGYIESTNFDEYLIPTSKDMPEIIPIIVENPDPNGPYGAKSVGEPTLELGAAAIANAVAQATGKRIRSLPLNLEKVLIGHSLKKGRKKK
- a CDS encoding ornithine carbamoyltransferase — its product is MNTLFRGKDFITTQEWTKEELETVFDLSKELKLRFALGEPTDHLLRAKTVFMMFFEQSTRTRNSIEAGITQLGGHAHDLTPDKMQLSHGESAKDTAIVLSRFGHAIAIRNCFFGIGNKYLREVAKYADVPVLNLQDDIYHPMQGLADLMTIKEKCGNDLKHLKVTISWAYATSHAKPLSVPQTQALLFTRYGMDVTIAHPKEFPLMPEILRQAEENAKMYGGSLKITDNMDEAFEGAQIVIPKNWGGFLGVEDPDSEEGKRLMKENLEKHKDWICDERRMSLADKDVLYMHAMPADRGKEVTDVVIDGPHSIIYDEAENRLHTAKAIMALTMGGRP